A stretch of the Sorangium aterium genome encodes the following:
- a CDS encoding cytochrome P450: MNATPPAMDDAIGRGDAAARPRRTLADLPGPPGLPVIGNLLALHPDRWHLEFERWWRAHGDLFVVRMGRQPVLVVVDGELVRDVLQRRPAVFRRVRAIEAVSREADMVGLFSADGDAWRKQRQLIHPTFHPRHVEGFFPSIRDITGRLRELWARAADERAARDVLGDLMRYSVDVTSSVAFGRDLNTLERGADALQEHLQRVFLGLNRRMLAPLPYWRYLGLPADRAYDRALVAVKRLILELVTAARRELEGGADRHARPRTLLELMIAARDGEDPRARLSDAEVYANVLTMLLAGEDTTANTLAWILYYLGSRPDVQARAREEADRVLGGGLIPTLEQCKRLEYTGAVTQETLRLRSAAPLLFLEANHDTAVGDVAVPAGAGVVALTRATGRKPEYFGDPESFRPERWLGGAPVTLPHEPRMALAFGGGPRVCPGRAMALLECAVTVGMVLRSFTVHLADHTAPVRERMAFAMQPEGLRIRFTRRASA; encoded by the coding sequence ATGAACGCCACGCCCCCTGCCATGGATGACGCGATCGGCCGCGGCGACGCGGCTGCGCGTCCTCGGCGGACGCTCGCGGATCTCCCGGGACCGCCGGGCTTGCCTGTGATCGGCAATCTGCTCGCGCTCCACCCCGACCGCTGGCACCTCGAGTTCGAGCGGTGGTGGCGCGCCCACGGCGACCTGTTCGTCGTGCGGATGGGCCGACAGCCGGTCCTCGTCGTCGTCGACGGCGAGCTCGTGCGCGACGTGCTCCAGCGCCGCCCCGCGGTGTTCCGGCGGGTGCGCGCCATCGAGGCCGTGTCGCGCGAGGCGGACATGGTCGGGCTGTTCTCGGCGGACGGCGACGCGTGGCGGAAGCAGCGGCAGCTCATCCACCCGACGTTCCACCCGAGGCACGTCGAGGGCTTCTTCCCGAGCATCCGCGACATCACGGGCCGGCTGCGCGAGCTCTGGGCGCGGGCGGCCGACGAGCGCGCCGCCCGCGACGTGCTCGGCGATCTCATGCGCTACTCGGTCGACGTCACCTCGTCCGTCGCCTTCGGCCGCGATCTCAACACGCTCGAGCGCGGCGCGGACGCGCTCCAGGAGCACCTCCAGCGCGTGTTCCTCGGGCTCAACCGGCGGATGCTCGCGCCGCTGCCCTACTGGCGCTACCTGGGCCTCCCCGCCGACCGCGCCTACGACCGCGCCCTGGTCGCGGTGAAGCGGCTCATCCTCGAGCTCGTGACCGCCGCGCGGCGCGAGCTCGAGGGCGGCGCGGACCGGCACGCGCGCCCGCGGACGCTGCTGGAGCTCATGATCGCCGCGCGGGACGGCGAGGACCCGAGGGCGCGCCTCTCGGACGCCGAGGTCTACGCGAACGTGCTCACGATGCTGCTCGCGGGCGAGGACACCACCGCGAACACCCTCGCGTGGATCCTCTATTACCTGGGCTCGCGCCCCGACGTGCAGGCGCGCGCCCGCGAGGAGGCCGATCGCGTGCTCGGCGGCGGGCTGATCCCGACGCTGGAGCAGTGCAAGCGCCTCGAGTACACGGGCGCCGTCACGCAGGAGACGCTGCGCCTGCGCTCCGCCGCCCCGCTGCTCTTCCTCGAGGCGAACCACGACACCGCGGTGGGTGACGTGGCCGTGCCCGCTGGCGCCGGCGTCGTCGCGCTCACGCGCGCGACGGGGCGGAAACCCGAGTATTTCGGCGATCCGGAGTCGTTCCGCCCCGAGCGCTGGCTCGGGGGCGCGCCCGTGACGCTGCCCCACGAGCCGAGGATGGCGCTCGCGTTCGGCGGCGGGCCGCGCGTCTGCCCGGGGCGCGCGATGGCGCTGCTGGAGTGCGCGGTGACGGTCGGCATGGTGCTCCGGAGCTTCACGGTGCACCTCGCGGATCACACAGCGCCGGTGCGGGAGCGGATGGCGTTCGCGATGCAGCCGGAGGGGCTGCGCATCCGGTTCACGAGGCGCGCGAGCGCGTGA
- the tpx gene encoding thiol peroxidase translates to MAQTKFKGSPIHTAGELPSVGATAPDFTLVKTDLSERKLSSYSGKKILNIFPSVDTPVCARSVRTFHERAEKLPGVTVLNISADLPFAHTRFCASEGISNAEGLSTFRGDFGQKYGVTLVDGPLAGLLARSVLVLDEQNKVLHVELVPEIAQEPNYDAALAKVQ, encoded by the coding sequence ATGGCTCAGACCAAGTTCAAGGGAAGCCCCATCCACACCGCCGGCGAGCTGCCGTCCGTCGGCGCGACCGCCCCCGATTTCACGCTCGTGAAGACCGACCTCTCCGAGCGCAAGCTCTCGTCATACTCCGGCAAGAAGATCCTCAACATCTTCCCGAGCGTCGACACCCCGGTCTGCGCGAGATCCGTGCGCACGTTCCACGAGCGCGCCGAGAAGCTCCCGGGCGTGACGGTGCTCAACATCTCGGCGGACCTGCCGTTCGCGCACACCCGCTTCTGCGCGTCCGAGGGCATCTCGAACGCGGAAGGCCTCTCGACGTTCCGGGGAGATTTCGGCCAGAAGTACGGGGTCACGCTCGTCGACGGGCCGCTCGCCGGCCTGCTCGCGCGCTCGGTCCTCGTGCTCGACGAGCAGAACAAGGTGCTCCACGTCGAGCTCGTCCCGGAGATCGCGCAGGAGCCCAATTACGACGCGGCCCTCGCCAAGGTGCAGTGA